One Thermus sp. CCB_US3_UF1 DNA window includes the following coding sequences:
- a CDS encoding TRAP transporter small permease, giving the protein MSLWERTLAGLFRLAEALALLMGLFILLVILAQVLGRYLGFVVPSALEVAGFATAGLIFLGLAPTLRAGGHIRVGLLLGRLPPGARRVAEAVALGLGLLGSLYATWQSWLRVVESYHFGDLAPGLLPLPLWLPQSFLALGLSFFTLALLEAGWKALKGGKG; this is encoded by the coding sequence ATGAGCCTCTGGGAAAGGACCCTGGCAGGCCTCTTCCGCCTGGCGGAGGCCTTGGCCCTCCTCATGGGCCTCTTCATCCTCCTGGTCATCCTGGCCCAGGTCCTGGGACGGTACCTGGGCTTCGTGGTGCCCTCAGCCTTGGAGGTGGCGGGCTTCGCTACCGCCGGGCTCATCTTCCTGGGCCTTGCCCCCACCCTGCGGGCAGGGGGGCACATCCGGGTGGGCCTCCTCCTGGGGCGCCTCCCTCCGGGGGCTAGGCGGGTGGCCGAGGCGGTGGCCCTGGGGCTTGGCCTCCTCGGAAGCCTTTACGCCACCTGGCAGAGCTGGCTTAGGGTGGTGGAGAGCTACCACTTTGGCGACCTGGCCCCGGGGCTTCTGCCCCTGCCCCTATGGCTTCCCCAAAGCTTCCTGGCCCTGGGGCTTTCCTTTTTCACCCTGGCCCTCCTCGAGGCCGGGTGGAAAGCCCTGAAGGGAGGCAAGGGATGA
- a CDS encoding TRAP transporter large permease: MNPLEAGAILVLLLFLLLGLGVHVGLSLLWVGLAGLALFTSAPPGPNLATALWTATSGWSLAALPLFVWMGEVLYRSRLAQGLFQGLSPLLARLPGGLLHVNVVASALFAAVIGSSAATTATVGRFTLPELLRRGYPRPLALGSLAGAGTLGFLIPPSVIMIVYGVMAEVSVARLFMAGVVPGVVLTLLFMLLLVLLAFRHRRALPQEPPTGLGQALRSLLGVFPILFLILLVLGSIYLGVATPTEAAAIGVAGALLLAALNGELSGRLFWESLQGAVRTTSMIGLILAGAGVLTLAMGFTGIPRALAAWAVEAGITPTLLILFLSLVYIVLGWFLDGISIVVLTISVILPVVKAIGVDPLWFGIYLVIMVELAQITPPVGFNLFVIQSLTGEDLFRIARYALPFMGVLLFMVVLLVLFPGMATWLPRTMTGG, from the coding sequence ATGAACCCTTTGGAAGCCGGGGCCATCCTGGTCCTCCTCCTTTTCCTCCTTCTGGGCCTTGGGGTCCACGTGGGGCTTTCCCTCCTCTGGGTGGGGCTTGCGGGCCTGGCCCTTTTCACCTCTGCTCCCCCAGGGCCCAACCTGGCCACGGCCCTCTGGACGGCCACCTCGGGCTGGAGCCTGGCCGCCCTCCCCCTCTTCGTCTGGATGGGGGAGGTCCTCTACCGCTCCCGCCTGGCCCAGGGGCTTTTCCAGGGCCTAAGCCCCCTCCTCGCCCGCCTCCCCGGGGGGCTCCTCCACGTGAACGTGGTGGCCAGCGCCCTTTTTGCCGCCGTCATCGGCTCCTCCGCCGCCACCACCGCCACCGTGGGCCGCTTCACCCTGCCCGAACTCCTCAGGCGGGGCTACCCCAGGCCCCTGGCCCTGGGCTCCCTGGCGGGGGCGGGAACCTTGGGCTTCCTCATCCCCCCCAGCGTGATCATGATCGTCTACGGGGTGATGGCCGAGGTCTCCGTGGCCCGGCTCTTCATGGCGGGGGTGGTGCCGGGGGTGGTCCTGACCCTCCTCTTCATGCTCCTCCTGGTCCTCCTGGCCTTCCGCCACCGCCGGGCCCTGCCCCAGGAGCCCCCCACCGGCCTGGGACAGGCCCTACGGAGCCTGCTGGGGGTCTTCCCCATCCTCTTCCTCATCCTCCTGGTCCTGGGCTCCATCTACCTGGGGGTGGCGACCCCCACGGAGGCCGCGGCCATCGGGGTGGCAGGGGCGCTCCTGCTTGCCGCCCTGAACGGGGAGCTTTCCGGGAGGTTGTTCTGGGAAAGCCTCCAGGGGGCGGTGCGCACCACCAGCATGATTGGCCTCATCCTGGCGGGGGCTGGGGTCCTCACCCTGGCCATGGGCTTCACCGGCATCCCCCGGGCCCTGGCCGCCTGGGCGGTGGAGGCGGGCATCACCCCTACCCTCCTCATCCTCTTCCTCAGCCTGGTCTACATCGTGCTGGGCTGGTTTCTGGACGGGATTTCCATCGTGGTCCTCACCATCAGCGTCATCCTGCCGGTGGTAAAGGCCATCGGCGTGGACCCCTTGTGGTTTGGCATTTACCTGGTCATTATGGTGGAGTTGGCCCAGATCACGCCCCCCGTGGGCTTCAACCTCTTCGTCATCCAGTCCCTCACGGGGGAAGACCTTTTCCGCATCGCCCGCTACGCCCTGCCCTTCATGGGGGTGCTCCTTTTCATGGTGGTCCTCCTGGTCCTTTTCCCCGGCATGGCCACCTGGCTCCCCCGAACCATGACGGGGGGATGA
- a CDS encoding catechol 2,3-dioxygenase, whose product MEAHAFTQDAWGRWPYGDLAHLAHLELLTPKLEESLRFFTQVMGMEVSGHEGDSYYLRGWDDYEFHTLKLTADKRPGLGHLAFRAKSPEGLLRRVRALEALGLGEGWTEGDLGHGPAYRFRTPDGHPMELYYETRWYTPTEATRPALKNQASRFPGRGANLRRLDHVNLLASDVGAVRAFMEHFLGMKVTEQILFRDGSEQGAWLTCTNKTYDVAITKDHLGAKGRLHHFTYAVDSREEVLRAADVCLEHGVFIETGPHKHAIQQTFFLYVYEPGGCRFEVACPGARLLLAPDWKPIVWDEEERKKGQAWGLKTVESFHTYGVPPVEEA is encoded by the coding sequence ATGGAAGCGCACGCTTTTACCCAAGATGCCTGGGGGCGTTGGCCCTACGGGGACCTGGCCCACCTGGCCCACCTGGAACTCCTCACCCCGAAGCTGGAGGAAAGCCTGCGCTTTTTTACCCAGGTCATGGGGATGGAGGTGAGCGGGCACGAAGGGGACTCCTACTACCTGCGGGGCTGGGACGATTACGAGTTCCACACCCTGAAGCTCACCGCGGACAAAAGGCCCGGCCTCGGCCACCTGGCCTTCCGCGCCAAGAGCCCCGAGGGGCTTCTGCGGCGGGTCCGGGCCCTGGAGGCCTTGGGTCTGGGGGAAGGGTGGACGGAAGGCGACCTGGGGCACGGCCCCGCCTACCGCTTCCGCACCCCGGATGGGCACCCGATGGAGCTCTACTACGAAACCCGCTGGTACACCCCCACGGAGGCCACCCGGCCCGCCTTGAAGAACCAGGCCTCCCGCTTTCCCGGAAGGGGGGCCAACCTGAGGCGGCTGGACCACGTGAACCTCTTGGCCTCCGATGTGGGGGCGGTGCGGGCTTTCATGGAACATTTCCTGGGCATGAAGGTGACGGAGCAGATCCTCTTCCGCGACGGCAGCGAGCAAGGGGCCTGGCTCACCTGCACCAACAAAACCTACGACGTGGCCATCACCAAGGACCACCTAGGGGCCAAGGGGCGGCTGCACCATTTCACCTACGCCGTGGACAGCCGAGAGGAGGTTTTGCGGGCGGCGGACGTCTGCTTGGAGCACGGGGTCTTCATCGAGACCGGCCCCCACAAGCACGCCATCCAGCAGACCTTTTTCCTCTACGTCTACGAGCCGGGGGGGTGCCGTTTTGAGGTGGCTTGCCCGGGAGCCCGGCTTCTTTTGGCCCCCGACTGGAAGCCCATCGTTTGGGACGAGGAGGAGCGGAAGAAGGGCCAGGCTTGGGGGCTTAAAACCGTGGAGAGCTTCCACACCTACGGGGTTCCCCCGGTGGAGGAGGCGTGA
- a CDS encoding DUF1932 domain-containing protein: protein MARRLRVGVLGLGEAGSEIAKDLLQAGAEVVGYDPLPEKGVLGIWRTGSEAEAAEGVDLVLSVNWARVALEVVQRVAPVLRPGQVFADLNTASPGLKRTLAAAVASTGALFADVALMSPVPGRGLKTPSLVSGPGAEAYARALVPLGARVEVVGEGPGEAATRKLLRSVFFKGMAAAVVEALEAARRLGLEGEIRANIAQSFKEADEGLVDRLVEGSLRHALRRHEEMLAAAELLRELGVEPRVAQAAAAQLRELAALPLAE, encoded by the coding sequence ATGGCTAGGAGGTTGCGGGTAGGGGTGCTGGGCCTGGGGGAGGCGGGGTCGGAGATCGCTAAGGACCTTCTCCAGGCTGGGGCGGAGGTGGTGGGCTACGACCCCTTGCCCGAGAAGGGCGTCCTGGGGATCTGGCGGACGGGCAGCGAGGCGGAGGCCGCGGAGGGCGTGGACCTGGTCCTTTCCGTGAACTGGGCCCGGGTGGCCCTGGAGGTGGTCCAGCGGGTGGCCCCGGTGCTGCGGCCGGGCCAGGTTTTCGCCGACCTGAACACCGCCTCCCCCGGGCTCAAGCGGACCCTGGCCGCGGCGGTGGCCTCCACGGGGGCCCTTTTCGCCGACGTGGCCCTGATGAGCCCCGTACCGGGCCGGGGGCTCAAGACCCCTTCCCTGGTTTCCGGCCCCGGTGCTGAGGCCTACGCCCGGGCCCTGGTCCCCTTAGGGGCCCGGGTGGAGGTGGTGGGGGAAGGCCCGGGAGAGGCCGCCACCCGGAAGCTCCTGAGGAGCGTCTTCTTCAAGGGCATGGCCGCGGCGGTGGTGGAGGCCCTGGAGGCGGCCAGGCGGCTGGGACTGGAGGGGGAGATCCGGGCCAACATCGCCCAAAGCTTCAAGGAAGCGGACGAGGGGCTGGTGGACCGCCTGGTGGAGGGGAGCCTGCGCCACGCCCTAAGGCGGCACGAGGAGATGCTGGCGGCGGCCGAACTCCTCCGGGAACTGGGGGTGGAGCCCAGGGTGGCCCAGGCCGCGGCGGCGCAGCTTCGGGAGTTGGCGGCCCTGCCCCTGGCGGAATAG
- a CDS encoding DUF6282 family protein, with protein sequence MRPSERALALVQGAYDLHVHVEPDILPRKTDDLTLAWRFRELGLRGFLLKSHYAPTAERAQVVRKAVPGVEVLGAVVLNHAVGGLNPLAVEVAARAGARFVWMPTVDAANEAGEVEGLPAEKRPQWARLQGEFAGQGLLPPPIAVLDGTGRVRPEARAVLRVVARHGLVLATGHLSREEVLKVVEAALEEGVRQVVVTHPDYPTQNLSIEEQRYLAGQGAYLERCLAPSWTGKVPWERLFAAIRGAGVERSFLSTDLGQPKNPPVEEGLALFADRLLGAGFSEAEVRHMAVEVPSLLARGGGG encoded by the coding sequence GTGAGGCCAAGCGAGCGGGCCCTGGCCCTGGTGCAGGGGGCTTACGATCTCCACGTCCACGTGGAGCCCGACATCCTTCCCCGCAAGACCGATGACCTCACCCTGGCCTGGCGCTTTCGGGAACTGGGGCTTAGGGGTTTCCTCCTCAAATCCCACTACGCCCCCACGGCGGAGCGGGCCCAGGTGGTGCGCAAGGCGGTACCCGGGGTGGAGGTTCTGGGGGCGGTGGTGCTGAACCACGCCGTGGGGGGCCTGAACCCTTTGGCCGTGGAGGTGGCGGCCCGGGCTGGGGCTCGCTTTGTCTGGATGCCCACCGTGGACGCGGCCAACGAGGCCGGGGAGGTGGAGGGGCTTCCTGCGGAGAAGCGGCCCCAATGGGCCAGGCTGCAGGGGGAGTTTGCCGGGCAGGGGCTCCTCCCGCCGCCCATCGCCGTCCTGGACGGGACGGGCCGGGTACGGCCCGAGGCGCGGGCCGTGCTCCGGGTGGTGGCCCGCCACGGCCTGGTCCTGGCCACGGGCCACCTTTCCCGGGAGGAGGTTTTAAAGGTGGTGGAGGCTGCCCTCGAGGAAGGCGTCCGGCAGGTGGTGGTCACCCATCCCGACTATCCCACCCAGAACCTTTCCATAGAGGAGCAGAGGTACCTGGCGGGGCAAGGGGCCTACTTGGAGCGCTGCCTGGCTCCCTCATGGACGGGGAAAGTCCCTTGGGAAAGGCTGTTTGCCGCCATACGGGGGGCAGGGGTGGAGCGGAGCTTCCTCTCCACGGACCTGGGCCAGCCCAAAAACCCCCCGGTGGAAGAGGGCTTGGCCCTCTTCGCCGACCGGCTCCTGGGGGCGGGTTTTTCCGAGGCAGAGGTGCGGCATATGGCCGTGGAGGTGCCCAGCCTTTTGGCGCGAGGAGGTGGGGGATGA
- a CDS encoding Xaa-Pro peptidase family protein yields the protein MDQEHWGRLQAFMRERGFSRFFVSQPENFAWLTGGSNTLGLGEGVAYLEVGEEIVLHTTRIEHPRMLEEEVPGLPVRVHPWYAFPPPGSPNDLEHDLTPLRLRLSQEAQATFRRLGREAAHAVGEVVRAARPGWRERELAGALSEALWALGIRPLLLLVAGEERVFRHRHPLPKDYPLGRAFMAVVCAERRGLVANLTRMAHLGDREVEARYRKVLRVEGVALDHSRPGTSLGAVLASLQAAYGAVGFPGAWEEHHQGGVGGYRPREAVATPGHPLRLQPGMALAWNPSLPGAKVEDTFLLTEGGLENLTEDPLWPGVEVGGRRRPDLWRAGG from the coding sequence ATGGACCAGGAGCACTGGGGACGGCTGCAAGCCTTCATGAGGGAGCGGGGTTTTTCCCGCTTTTTCGTCTCCCAACCGGAAAACTTCGCCTGGCTCACGGGGGGGAGCAACACCCTGGGCTTGGGGGAGGGCGTGGCCTACCTGGAGGTGGGGGAGGAGATCGTCCTCCACACCACCCGCATCGAGCACCCCCGCATGCTGGAGGAGGAGGTGCCGGGCCTGCCCGTGCGGGTCCATCCGTGGTACGCCTTCCCTCCACCGGGAAGCCCCAACGACCTGGAACACGACCTCACCCCCTTGCGCCTGCGCCTCTCCCAGGAAGCCCAAGCCACCTTCCGCCGTCTGGGGAGGGAGGCCGCTCATGCGGTGGGGGAGGTGGTGCGGGCGGCAAGGCCCGGCTGGCGGGAGAGGGAGTTGGCCGGGGCCCTATCCGAGGCCCTATGGGCCTTGGGGATACGTCCCCTGCTCCTTCTGGTGGCCGGGGAGGAGCGGGTCTTCCGCCACCGCCACCCCCTGCCCAAGGACTACCCCTTGGGGCGGGCCTTCATGGCCGTGGTCTGCGCCGAGCGGCGGGGTTTGGTGGCCAACCTGACGCGGATGGCCCACCTTGGGGATAGGGAGGTGGAGGCCCGTTACCGCAAGGTCTTGCGGGTGGAGGGGGTGGCCTTGGACCATTCCCGCCCGGGAACCTCCTTGGGGGCGGTCTTGGCGAGCCTTCAGGCGGCCTACGGGGCGGTGGGTTTTCCGGGGGCCTGGGAGGAGCACCACCAAGGGGGGGTGGGGGGGTACCGTCCCCGCGAGGCCGTGGCCACGCCCGGGCACCCCTTGCGCCTGCAACCCGGGATGGCCTTGGCCTGGAACCCGAGCCTCCCGGGGGCCAAGGTGGAGGACACCTTCCTCCTGACCGAGGGGGGATTGGAGAACCTCACCGAGGATCCCCTCTGGCCGGGGGTGGAGGTGGGGGGGCGCAGGCGTCCGGACCTTTGGCGGGCAGGGGGGTGA
- a CDS encoding LamB/YcsF family protein, translating into MRIDLNADAGESYGAFAYGHDRELFPLVTSVNLACGFHGGSPGRMREAVALAKAHGVAVGAHPGFPDLVGFGRREMALSPEEVYADVLYQIGALYAFLRAEGLGLHHVKPHGALYLKACRDRETARAIAEAVRAFDPELPLVVLPGTVYEEEARKAGLRVMREAFPERAYLRNGQLAPRSLPGSWITDPEEAARRALRMVLEGKVEALDGGEVAVQAETLCIHGDNPKAPEVAQAVRQALEGAGVAVKAF; encoded by the coding sequence ATACGCATAGACCTCAACGCCGACGCGGGGGAGTCCTACGGGGCCTTTGCCTATGGCCACGACCGGGAGCTTTTTCCCCTGGTGACCTCGGTCAACCTGGCCTGCGGCTTCCACGGGGGAAGCCCCGGGCGCATGCGGGAAGCGGTGGCCCTGGCCAAGGCCCACGGGGTGGCCGTGGGGGCCCATCCTGGTTTCCCCGACCTGGTGGGGTTTGGCCGGCGGGAGATGGCCCTAAGCCCCGAGGAGGTCTACGCCGATGTCCTCTACCAGATAGGGGCCCTCTACGCCTTCTTGAGGGCTGAAGGCCTAGGCCTCCACCACGTGAAGCCCCACGGGGCCCTTTACCTCAAGGCCTGCCGGGACCGGGAGACCGCCCGGGCCATCGCGGAGGCGGTGCGGGCCTTCGATCCGGAACTCCCCCTGGTGGTCCTCCCCGGAACCGTCTACGAGGAGGAGGCCAGGAAGGCGGGGCTTAGGGTGATGCGGGAGGCCTTTCCCGAACGGGCCTACCTGCGAAACGGCCAGCTTGCCCCCCGCTCCCTGCCCGGAAGCTGGATCACCGACCCCGAGGAGGCCGCCCGGCGGGCGCTAAGGATGGTCCTCGAGGGCAAGGTGGAAGCCCTGGACGGGGGCGAGGTGGCGGTGCAGGCGGAAACCCTCTGCATCCACGGGGATAACCCCAAGGCCCCTGAGGTGGCCCAGGCGGTACGCCAGGCCCTGGAAGGGGCGGGCGTGGCGGTGAAGGCCTTCTAA
- a CDS encoding 4-carboxy-4-hydroxy-2-oxoadipate aldolase/oxaloacetate decarboxylase: MLSPEEVRELAALGSATLYEASGREGLVQAGFLRIPEGAKAAGPALPVLCAQGDNLGAHAAMAALRPGEVLVLGMPEPEPVALVGELLATQAKAQGAAALLVDGAVRDRDELVSLGLPVWARWVSPRGARRERVLGLGVPVRVGGVEVRLGDYLVLDGDGVVVVRRERAREVLQRARERAGREAALRERFARGELSLDLYGLREGLKEALAQVERAREAGDG; the protein is encoded by the coding sequence ATGCTGAGCCCGGAGGAGGTGCGGGAGCTGGCGGCCTTGGGGAGCGCCACCCTGTACGAGGCCTCGGGAAGGGAGGGCCTGGTACAGGCGGGTTTCCTGCGGATTCCCGAGGGGGCCAAGGCGGCGGGGCCGGCCCTGCCGGTCCTCTGCGCCCAAGGAGACAACCTGGGGGCCCATGCGGCCATGGCAGCCTTGAGGCCGGGGGAGGTCCTGGTCCTAGGCATGCCCGAGCCGGAACCGGTGGCCCTGGTGGGGGAGCTGCTGGCCACCCAGGCCAAGGCCCAGGGGGCGGCGGCCCTCCTGGTGGATGGGGCGGTGCGGGACCGGGACGAGCTCGTTTCCCTGGGCCTCCCTGTTTGGGCCCGCTGGGTGAGCCCCCGGGGGGCCAGGCGGGAGAGGGTTTTGGGCCTGGGGGTGCCCGTGCGGGTAGGGGGGGTGGAGGTGCGGCTGGGGGACTACCTGGTCCTGGACGGGGACGGGGTGGTGGTGGTGCGGCGGGAGCGGGCCCGGGAGGTTTTGCAGAGGGCTAGGGAACGGGCTGGCCGCGAGGCTGCCTTGCGGGAGCGGTTTGCCCGGGGGGAGCTCTCCCTGGACCTTTACGGCCTGCGGGAGGGGCTAAAGGAGGCCCTGGCCCAGGTGGAGCGGGCTCGGGAGGCGGGGGATGGCTAG
- a CDS encoding GntR family transcriptional regulator: MPALEKATEVQQAYQRLREAILQGELLPGQRLVEKELSERFGLGRAAIRTALAKLEQDGLVESEPYRGAWVRVITEEEAVEILEARMALECLAVRHAARKATPEAIARLRQIHAQMEARFREGDLLGMSELNSLFHRTLVEISGHGAARRLIEALRAQGVRHQFRTVLVPGRSQRSLEEHRLILEAVAAHDEEAAERAMKAHLQGVIAALRQAKGGGA; this comes from the coding sequence ATGCCGGCTCTAGAGAAGGCCACCGAGGTGCAGCAGGCCTACCAACGGTTGCGGGAGGCCATCCTGCAGGGGGAGCTCCTTCCCGGGCAGCGCCTGGTGGAGAAGGAGCTTTCCGAGCGTTTCGGCCTGGGGCGGGCGGCCATCCGCACCGCCTTGGCCAAGCTGGAACAGGACGGTCTGGTGGAGAGCGAGCCCTACCGGGGGGCCTGGGTGCGGGTCATTACCGAGGAGGAGGCGGTGGAGATCCTCGAGGCCCGCATGGCCCTGGAATGCCTGGCGGTGCGCCACGCGGCCCGCAAGGCCACGCCGGAGGCGATCGCCCGGTTGCGCCAGATCCACGCCCAGATGGAGGCCCGTTTCCGGGAGGGGGACCTTTTGGGCATGTCCGAGCTCAATAGCCTTTTCCACCGCACCCTGGTGGAGATCTCCGGCCATGGAGCGGCCAGGAGGCTCATCGAGGCCCTGCGGGCCCAAGGGGTGCGGCACCAGTTCCGCACGGTTTTGGTGCCGGGGCGCTCGCAGCGCTCCTTGGAGGAGCACCGCCTTATCCTGGAGGCGGTGGCCGCCCACGATGAGGAGGCGGCGGAAAGGGCCATGAAGGCCCACCTCCAGGGGGTCATCGCCGCCTTGCGCCAGGCCAAGGGGGGTGGGGCGTGA
- a CDS encoding MFS transporter: MKARLLALLSGVLLGTVSESSLAPVLPFLARAFGVGPEAAQGVASAGLLGAALAYLPLAWFGGRVGAARLFRLGLLLHSLLALLLFSASSLGQVYALRFLQGVATAMVVGLVPGLATSSFPQARGYAMGMVAGTVAAGTLLGPALGGMAASLEARYVFLLPLPFALLALALARHLPGLPPQRADLRALLRAPGFMAALLATALYFLHTLGTTVVLAFFLSEEGVSPAAIGGLLLLGPLQLLLLGPWAGRAADRRGYAPVALRGAYLLVGAGVAFALLPLLHPLWGAGLGLVLLGTGRALFQAANNAQVLSLAPKGLEGLASGALSVARTLGQALGSALGGLVYAFLDRPYGHAPAFALTVLLFSLLMASSAWLVQGRGEGA; encoded by the coding sequence GTGAAGGCTAGGCTGCTGGCCCTTCTTTCCGGCGTCCTCTTGGGAACGGTCAGCGAAAGCAGCCTGGCCCCGGTGCTCCCCTTCCTGGCCCGGGCGTTCGGGGTGGGGCCTGAGGCGGCCCAGGGGGTGGCCTCGGCGGGGCTTTTGGGGGCGGCCTTGGCCTACTTGCCCTTGGCCTGGTTTGGGGGAAGGGTGGGGGCGGCGCGGCTCTTCCGCCTGGGCCTCCTCCTTCACTCCCTCCTTGCCCTTCTCCTCTTTTCGGCCTCTTCTTTGGGCCAGGTCTATGCTCTGCGCTTCCTCCAGGGGGTGGCCACGGCCATGGTGGTGGGCTTGGTGCCGGGACTGGCCACCAGCAGCTTCCCCCAGGCCCGGGGCTACGCCATGGGCATGGTGGCGGGCACCGTGGCCGCGGGCACGCTGCTGGGGCCGGCCTTGGGGGGCATGGCGGCTTCCCTCGAGGCCCGCTACGTCTTCCTTCTCCCCCTGCCCTTTGCCCTTCTGGCCTTGGCCCTGGCCCGCCACCTGCCCGGCCTGCCCCCCCAGCGGGCGGATCTTAGGGCGCTTTTGCGGGCCCCAGGCTTTATGGCGGCCCTTTTGGCCACGGCTCTCTACTTCCTCCACACCCTAGGGACCACCGTGGTCCTGGCCTTTTTCCTCTCCGAGGAGGGGGTTTCCCCGGCGGCCATAGGGGGCTTGCTCCTCCTTGGTCCCTTGCAGCTTCTCCTCCTAGGGCCCTGGGCGGGGCGGGCCGCTGACCGGCGGGGCTACGCCCCGGTGGCCTTGCGGGGGGCCTACCTCTTGGTGGGGGCGGGGGTGGCCTTTGCCCTTTTGCCCCTCCTCCACCCCTTGTGGGGAGCAGGCCTGGGGCTTGTGCTCCTGGGCACGGGGCGGGCCCTCTTCCAGGCGGCCAACAACGCCCAGGTGCTCTCCCTGGCCCCCAAGGGCTTGGAGGGCCTGGCCTCAGGGGCCCTTTCCGTGGCCCGGACCCTGGGGCAGGCCCTGGGAAGCGCCTTGGGGGGTCTGGTCTACGCGTTCCTAGACCGCCCCTATGGCCACGCCCCCGCCTTCGCCCTCACGGTGCTCCTCTTCTCCCTGCTCATGGCCTCCTCGGCCTGGCTGGTGCAGGGCAGGGGGGAGGGGGCTTAG
- a CDS encoding PIG-L deacetylase family protein produces MKRLLVVSAHAADFVWRAGGAIALTVAQGGKALVVALSYGERGESGELWKEPGQTLERVKAIRHQEASQAAAILGADFLPLDLGDYPLRVGEEALERLVGILVDFAPQVLITHTPQDPFNPDHPVAYEATELARQLASGAGVASAFRTINPPEFLLFEPHQPELCGFVPNLFLDITPVWEKKVAAMEAFASQRYLQRYYAERAEHRANHARRISGQKEIARAEAFQRVLPQVVRSL; encoded by the coding sequence ATGAAGCGGCTCCTGGTGGTTAGCGCCCATGCCGCGGACTTTGTCTGGCGGGCGGGGGGAGCCATCGCCCTGACCGTGGCCCAGGGGGGAAAGGCCCTGGTGGTGGCCCTGAGCTACGGGGAGCGGGGGGAGTCGGGGGAGCTCTGGAAGGAGCCCGGACAGACCTTGGAAAGGGTGAAGGCCATCCGCCACCAGGAGGCTAGCCAGGCGGCGGCCATCCTGGGGGCGGACTTCCTCCCCTTGGACCTGGGGGACTACCCCTTGCGGGTGGGGGAGGAGGCCTTGGAGCGGCTGGTGGGCATCCTGGTGGACTTCGCCCCCCAGGTTCTCATCACCCACACCCCCCAGGATCCCTTCAACCCCGACCACCCCGTGGCCTACGAGGCCACGGAGCTGGCCCGGCAGCTGGCCTCGGGCGCGGGGGTGGCCAGCGCCTTCAGGACCATAAACCCTCCCGAGTTTCTCCTCTTTGAGCCCCACCAGCCGGAGCTTTGCGGGTTTGTGCCCAACCTTTTCCTGGACATCACCCCGGTGTGGGAGAAGAAGGTAGCCGCCATGGAGGCCTTCGCTTCGCAGCGGTACCTGCAGCGCTACTACGCCGAACGGGCCGAGCACCGGGCCAACCACGCCCGGCGGATCTCCGGCCAGAAGGAGATTGCGCGGGCCGAGGCCTTCCAGAGGGTCTTGCCCCAGGTGGTCCGCAGCCTTTAG